The Arthrobacter russicus genome has a segment encoding these proteins:
- the pheS gene encoding phenylalanine--tRNA ligase subunit alpha — protein sequence MTEQLPADPAVPEPTDEAGLALAVGNALAAIAEAGDLAQLKAARLAHTGEKSPLSLANRGIKDLAKELKATAGKLMGTARGQVNQALAARTEILEAEAAERILVEEAVDVTAAPRRRRAGARHPLSTLQERVSDIFVGMGWEIAEGPELESEWFNFDALNFKPDHPARELQDTFFVEPPEAHLLLRTHTSPVQVRSMLERELPIYVLCPGKTFRTDELDATHTPVFHQFEGLAIDKNLTMADLRGTLEHFARQMFGDDAQIRLRPNYFPFTEPSAELDIWHPGAKGGPRWIEWGGCGMVNRNVLRAAGIDPEEYSGFAFGMGIERTLMFRNEVSDMREMIEGDIRFSQHFGMQI from the coding sequence ATGACCGAACAACTCCCGGCGGACCCCGCCGTCCCCGAACCGACCGACGAGGCGGGCCTGGCGCTCGCCGTTGGCAACGCGCTCGCCGCGATCGCCGAGGCCGGCGATTTGGCGCAGCTCAAGGCTGCCCGGTTGGCGCACACCGGTGAAAAATCACCGCTGAGCCTGGCCAACCGCGGCATCAAAGACCTCGCCAAGGAACTCAAGGCGACCGCCGGCAAGCTCATGGGCACGGCCCGTGGGCAGGTCAACCAGGCACTCGCCGCGCGAACCGAAATCCTGGAAGCCGAAGCTGCCGAACGGATCCTGGTCGAAGAAGCCGTCGACGTCACGGCTGCTCCACGCCGCCGCCGGGCCGGTGCCCGGCACCCGTTGTCCACCTTGCAGGAACGGGTCAGCGACATCTTCGTCGGGATGGGCTGGGAAATCGCCGAAGGCCCGGAACTCGAATCCGAGTGGTTCAACTTCGACGCGCTGAACTTCAAGCCGGACCACCCGGCCCGGGAATTGCAGGACACCTTCTTCGTGGAGCCGCCGGAAGCGCATCTGCTGCTCCGCACGCACACTTCGCCGGTGCAGGTCCGTTCGATGCTCGAACGCGAGCTGCCGATCTACGTGCTGTGCCCGGGCAAGACCTTCCGTACCGACGAACTCGATGCCACGCACACTCCGGTGTTCCACCAGTTCGAGGGCTTGGCGATCGACAAGAACCTGACCATGGCGGATCTGCGTGGCACCCTGGAGCACTTCGCCCGGCAGATGTTCGGCGACGATGCGCAGATCCGGTTGCGGCCGAACTACTTCCCGTTCACCGAACCCTCCGCCGAGCTGGACATCTGGCACCCGGGCGCGAAGGGCGGTCCGCGCTGGATCGAATGGGGCGGTTGCGGCATGGTGAACCGGAACGTGCTCCGCGCCGCCGGCATCGACCCGGAAGAATATTCGGGCTTCGCCTTCGGCATGGGCATCGAACGGACCCTGATGTTCCGCAACGAAGTCTCCGACATGCGCGAAATGATCGAAGGCGACATCCGCTTCAGCCAGCACTTCGGGATGCAGATTTGA